The Rhododendron vialii isolate Sample 1 chromosome 8a, ASM3025357v1 genome has a window encoding:
- the LOC131335365 gene encoding flotillin-like protein 4, whose product MYWVAGPSEILAITGWGIADISLAKKKWVWPGQKVIQVDISPVNYTFQVQAMSAEKLPFILPAVFTIGPRVDNDEALLKFAKLISPHDKQSSHVVELVQGVIEGETRVLAASMTMEEIFKGTKEFKQEVFDKVQLELDQFGLHIYNANVKQLVDVPGHEYFSYLGQKTQMEAANQARIDVSEAKMKGEIGSKQREGQTTQNAAKIDAETKIIATKRQGEGKKEEVRVKTEVQIFENQRAAEVAEANAELAKKKAGWAQLSQLAEVESAKAVALREAELQRAVEQKNALTRTEKLKAEHLSKASVDYEIKVQEANWELYKKQKEAEAVLFKQQKEAEAKKATADAAFYTQQQVADGALYAKQKEAEGIASISEAQGLYLKCLLKEVNGNYAALRDYMMINNGVFQEIAKINAEAVKGLQPKISVWSGANGGGESGAVGGMNGVAGVYSMLPPLFQTVHEQTGMQPPAWLGTLPSSSQSVSN is encoded by the exons ATGTATTGGGTTGCAGGTCCATCAGAGATCCTAGCCATCACCGGCTGGGGAATAGCAGACATAAGTCTAGCAAAAAAGAAGTGGGTATGGCCAGGCCAGAAGGTCATACAAGTGGACATCTCCCCCGTCAACTACACCTTCCAGGTCCAAGCCATGAGTGCGGAAAAGCTCCCCTTCATTCTCCCGGCGGTCTTCACCATCGGCCCGCGCGTCGACAACGACGAGGCCCTGCTCAAGTTTGCCAAGCTTATCTCTCCCCACGACAAGCAGTCGAGCCACGTCGTCGAGCTCGTCCAGGGCGTCATCGAGGGCGAGACCCGCGTCCTCGCTGCGTCGATGACCATGGAGGAGATCTTCAAGGGAACTAAAGAGTTTAAGCAGGAGGTTTTTGATAAGGTGCAGTTGGAGTTGGATCAGTTTGGGCTTCATATTTACAATGCCAATGTTAAGCAGTTGGTTGATGTGCCTGGACATGAGTACTTCTCTTACCTTGGGCAGAAGACCCAGATGGAGGCTGCCAATCAAGCCAGG ATTGATGTATCAGAGGCAAAGATGAAGGGTGAGATAGGTTCAAAGCAAAGAGAAGGCCAGACAACACAGAATGCGGCTAAGATTGATGCTGAGACAAAGATCATAGCAACGAAGAGGCAGGGAGAGGGGAAGAAGGAGGAGGTTAGGGTCAAGACAGAGGTGCAGATATTTGAGAACCAGAGAGCGGCCGAAGTGGCGGAGGCCAATGCTGAGTTGGCGAAGAAGAAGGCAGGCTGGGCCCAGTTGTCCCAACTGGCAGAGGTGGAGTCGGCCAAGGCTGTGGCCTTGAGGGAGGCTGAGTTGCAAAGGGCGGTGGAGCAGAAGAACGCGTTGACTCGAACAGAGAAACTCAAGGCTGAGCACCTGAGCAAGGCCAGTGTCGATTATGAAATAAAG GTGCAAGAGGCAAACTGGGAGCTATACAAGAAACAGAAAGAAGCTGAAGCAGTTCTCTTCAAGCAGCAAAAGGAGGCTGAAGCAAAGAAAGCAACCGCAGATGCTGCGTTCTATACCCAACAGCAAGTGGCAGACGGTGCACTCTACGCCAAGCAGAAAGAAGCCGAAGGAATCGCCTCCATCTCAGAAGCCCAAGGCCTCTACTTGAAATGCCTCCTCAAAGAAGTCAATGGAAACTATGCTGCGCTCAGAGACTACATGATGATCAATAATGGTGTGTTCCAAGAAATCGCAAAGATTAATGCGGAAGCAGTGAAAGGGCTGCAGCCCAAGATCAGTGTTTGGTCCGGTGCTAACGGGGGTGGTGAAAGTGGTGCTGTTGGCGGAATGAATGGAGTTGCCGGTGTTTATAGCATGTTGCCGCCGCTGTTTCAGACAGTGCATGAGCAAACAGGGATGCAGCCACCGGCTTGGCTTGGCACATTGCCTAGTTCCAGTCAATCCGTATCTAACTAA
- the LOC131335364 gene encoding flotillin-like protein 4: protein MYWVAGPSEVLAITGWGIADISLAKKKWVWPGQKVIRVGISPVNYTFQVQAMSAEKLPFILPAVFTIGPRVNSDEAMLKFAKLISPHDKLSNHVKELVQGVIEGETRVLAASMTMEEIFKGTKQFKQEVFDKVQLELDQFGLLIYNANVKQLVDVPGHEYFSYLGQKTQMEAANQARIDVSEAKMKGEIGSKQRESQTTQNAAKIDAETTIIATKRQGEGKKEEVRVKAEVQIFENQRAAEVAEANAELAKKKAGWAQLSQLAEVESAKAVALREAELQRVVEQKNVLTRTEKLKAEHLSKASVEYEIKVQEANWELYKKQKEAEAVFFKQQKEAEAKKATADAAFYTQQQVADGALYAKQKEADGIAAIADAQGLYLKCLLKEVNGNYAALRDYMMINDGVFQEIAKINAEAVKGLQPKISVWSGANGGGESGAVGGMNGVAGVYSMLPPLFQTVHEQTGMLPPAWLGTLPSSSQSLSN from the exons ATGTATTGGGTTGCAGGTCCATCAGAGGTCCTAGCCATCACCGGCTGGGGAATTGCAGACATAAGTCTAGCCAAAAAGAAGTGGGTATGGCCAGGCCAAAAGGTCATACGAGTAGGCATCTCCCCTGTCAACTACACCTTCCAAGTCCAAGCCATGAGTGCGGAAAAGCTCCCCTTCATTCTCCCGGCAGTCTTCACCATCGGCCCGCGCGTCAACAGCGACGAGGCCATGCTCAAGTTTGCCAAGCTCATCTCCCCGCACGACAAGTTGTCGAACCACGTCAAGGAGCTCGTCCAGGGTGTCATCGAGGGTGAGACCCGCGTCCTCGCTGCATCGATGACCATGGAGGAGATCTTTAAGGGAACTAAACAGTTTAAGCAGGAGGTTTTTGATAAGGTGCAGTTGGAGTTGGATCAGTTTGGGCTTCTTATTTACAATGCCAATGTGAAGCAGTTGGTTGATGTGCCTGGACATGAGTACTTCTCTTACCTTGGACAGAAGACTCAGATGGAGGCTGCTAATCAAGCCAGG ATTGATGTATCAGAGGCAAAGATGAAGGGTGAGATTGGTTCAAAGCAAAGAGAAAGCCAGACAACGCAGAATGCAGCTAAGATTGACGCTGAGACAACGATCATTGCAACGAAGAGGCAGGGAGAGGGGAAGAAGGAGGAGGTTAGGGTCAAGGCAGAGGTGCAGATATTTGAGAACCAGAGAGCGGCCGAGGTGGCAGAGGCCAATGCTGAGTTGGCAAAGAAGAAGGCGGGCTGGGCCCAGTTGTCCCAACTGGCAGAGGTGGAGTCGGCCAAGGCGGTGGCATTGAGGGAGGCCGAGTTGCAAAGGGTAGTTGAGCAGAAGAATGTGTTGACTCGAACTGAGAAACTCAAGGCTGAGCACCTGAGCAAGGCCAGTGTCGAATATGAAATAAAG GTGCAAGAGGCAAACTGGGAGCTATACAAGAAACAGAAAGAAGCTGAAGCAGTTTTCTTCAAGCAGCAAAAGGAGGCTGAAGCAAAGAAAGCAACCGCAGATGCCGCATTCTATACCCAACAGCAAGTGGCAGATGGTGCACTCTACGCCAAGCAGAAAGAAGCTGATGGAATCGCCGCCATTGCAGACGCCCAAGGCCTCTACTTGAAATGCCTCCTCAAAGAAGTCAATGGAAACTATGCTGCGCTCAGAGACTACATGATGATCAATGATGGTGTATTCCAAGAAATCGCAAAGATTAATGCGGAAGCAGTGAAAGGGCTGCAGCCCAAGATCAGTGTTTGGTCTGGTGCTAACGGGGGTGGTGAAAGCGGTGCTGTCGGCGGAATGAATGGAGTTGCCGGAGTTTATAGCATGTTGCCGCCGCTGTTTCAGACAGTGCATGAGCAAACAGGGATGCTGCCACCGGCTTGGCTTGGCACATTGCCTAGTTCCAGTCAATCCTTATCTAACTAA